One stretch of Saccharopolyspora erythraea DNA includes these proteins:
- a CDS encoding DUF2637 domain-containing protein: protein MSDQQNTSKSKGLWLSRAALGFVAMAAVMGWGASFVGLHAYGQDQMVGFSYWSAWLIPATFDGAAFGATLITYRASIHGRSALRGRLLMWIFTAISSWINWIHQTTPEARIVAAGLPVAAVAVFDVVLAELRADYEERHGKRRLRLRPGLLLLRWLVDRGGTSVAFRRQVTDIPVSEIAGLGTSTTVSTESPAFVEPPRDVATTAAPQGQPARQQAVAATEPAEAPTVAVAPTAPVARPVAAVEERERAVPFAPSAPRPEPVPHVPAEPKASGEPEVPSAKAGAPAAAAGAPADHREPAKAAGEVPAPAESDDRPAAAQAPESGEAADPLPETAADKAEETAEPALAKASETVSVETTEGDAGKAAAEEKPDDSSSSKADESATARMGTAGKDEDPGEKTEVLPVVKPDQMTDQDKREAARRDYRRSLEDGQPLSGVALGRRYGFSERWGRTQIAAVRDERRSQEQAEELVGADHA, encoded by the coding sequence TTGAGCGACCAGCAGAACACGAGCAAGAGCAAGGGCCTCTGGCTCTCCCGCGCGGCGCTGGGCTTCGTGGCGATGGCCGCGGTGATGGGCTGGGGCGCCAGCTTCGTCGGCCTGCACGCATACGGCCAGGACCAGATGGTCGGCTTCAGCTACTGGTCGGCGTGGCTGATCCCGGCGACCTTCGACGGCGCCGCCTTCGGCGCCACGCTGATCACCTACCGGGCCTCCATCCACGGCCGCAGCGCCCTGCGCGGCCGGCTGCTGATGTGGATCTTCACCGCGATCAGCTCGTGGATCAACTGGATCCACCAGACGACGCCGGAGGCGCGCATCGTCGCCGCCGGGCTCCCGGTCGCCGCGGTGGCCGTGTTCGACGTCGTGCTCGCCGAGCTGCGCGCCGACTACGAGGAGCGGCACGGCAAGCGCCGTTTGCGGCTGCGCCCCGGGCTCCTGCTGCTGAGGTGGCTGGTCGACCGCGGCGGCACTTCGGTGGCGTTCCGCAGGCAGGTCACCGACATCCCGGTCTCCGAGATCGCCGGGCTCGGCACGTCGACCACGGTCTCGACCGAGTCGCCCGCTTTCGTCGAGCCGCCGCGCGACGTCGCAACGACGGCCGCGCCGCAGGGGCAACCCGCGCGGCAGCAGGCGGTGGCCGCGACGGAACCGGCGGAGGCTCCGACGGTCGCCGTGGCACCGACCGCGCCTGTCGCGCGGCCGGTGGCCGCGGTCGAGGAGCGGGAGCGGGCGGTGCCCTTCGCGCCGAGCGCGCCCAGGCCGGAGCCGGTCCCGCACGTCCCGGCCGAGCCGAAGGCGAGCGGCGAGCCCGAGGTGCCCTCCGCGAAGGCCGGCGCGCCCGCCGCGGCGGCCGGCGCGCCCGCCGACCACCGCGAGCCCGCGAAGGCCGCTGGGGAAGTCCCTGCGCCGGCGGAGAGCGACGACAGGCCCGCGGCTGCGCAGGCACCGGAGTCCGGCGAGGCTGCCGACCCGCTGCCTGAGACGGCGGCGGACAAGGCCGAGGAGACCGCCGAGCCGGCTCTCGCGAAGGCGAGCGAAACCGTCTCGGTGGAGACCACCGAAGGCGACGCCGGGAAGGCAGCCGCCGAGGAGAAGCCCGACGACTCGTCCAGCAGCAAGGCCGACGAGTCGGCGACCGCCCGGATGGGCACCGCCGGGAAGGACGAGGACCCGGGCGAGAAGACGGAGGTCCTGCCCGTCGTGAAGCCGGATCAGATGACCGACCAGGACAAGCGCGAGGCCGCCCGCCGCGACTACCGCCGCTCCCTGGAGGACGGCCAGCCGCTGAGCGGAGTGGCGCTGGGCCGCCGCTACGGCTTCTCCGAGCGCTGGGGCCGCACGCAGATCGCCGCGGTGCGCGACGAGCGCCGCAGCCAGGAGCAGGCGGAGGAGCTGGTCGGCGCCGACCACGCCTGA
- a CDS encoding zinc-binding dehydrogenase, producing MRALLTTPGTASGLSLGDAPDPVPAANEVLVDVEHVSLNHGEVAFARAPEAEPGAVHGWDASGVVARAAADGSGPAVGSRVVTFGLGGAWAQLRAVPVGELAVVPDDVSLAVASAVPAAGVTALRALHRSGPLLGRRVLVTGASGGVGRFAVQLAARGGAHVVALSGRGAGLAELGAHEVVSRLDDVGPFDVVIDNVGGPQLVRAWELLEPGGVVQSIGWTSGEPATFPPYSTVGPAKSLTAFRMGTDLRTDLEYLTGLIAAGELTADIGWRGSWLRYDEAAKALLGREVTGKAVLDVE from the coding sequence ATGCGCGCACTCCTGACCACGCCGGGCACCGCGTCCGGCCTGTCCCTCGGCGACGCCCCGGATCCGGTGCCCGCCGCGAACGAGGTGCTGGTCGACGTCGAGCACGTGTCGCTGAACCACGGCGAGGTCGCCTTCGCGCGGGCGCCGGAGGCCGAGCCCGGCGCGGTGCACGGCTGGGACGCCTCGGGTGTCGTCGCGCGCGCGGCCGCCGACGGCTCCGGTCCGGCCGTCGGCTCCCGGGTGGTGACCTTCGGCCTCGGCGGGGCGTGGGCGCAGCTGCGCGCGGTGCCTGTCGGCGAGCTGGCCGTGGTGCCCGACGACGTGTCGCTCGCGGTGGCCTCCGCCGTCCCGGCCGCGGGCGTGACGGCGCTGCGTGCGCTGCACCGGTCGGGCCCGCTGCTCGGGCGCCGCGTGCTGGTGACCGGTGCGTCAGGCGGTGTCGGCCGGTTCGCGGTGCAATTGGCGGCGCGGGGTGGCGCGCACGTGGTCGCGCTCTCCGGTCGCGGTGCGGGCCTTGCCGAGCTGGGCGCGCACGAGGTGGTGAGCCGTCTCGACGACGTGGGGCCGTTCGACGTGGTGATCGACAACGTCGGCGGTCCGCAGCTCGTGCGGGCGTGGGAGCTGCTGGAGCCCGGCGGTGTCGTGCAGAGCATCGGCTGGACCTCCGGCGAGCCCGCGACCTTCCCGCCGTACTCGACGGTGGGTCCCGCCAAGTCGCTGACCGCTTTCCGGATGGGTACCGATCTGAGAACGGATCTTGAATATCTGACTGGCCTGATCGCCGCGGGAGAGCTGACCGCCGACATCGGCTGGCGCGGTTCGTGGTTGCGCTACGACGAGGCCGCCAAGGCGCTGCTCGGAAGGGAAGTCACTGGTAAGGCCGTGCTCGACGTCGAGTGA